The Procambarus clarkii isolate CNS0578487 chromosome 76, FALCON_Pclarkii_2.0, whole genome shotgun sequence genome includes a window with the following:
- the LOC138357256 gene encoding uncharacterized protein, with protein MPSSWLSGVRQGRSWQCDIAEAFRIVPVHPSDYHLLGFNYGGRYYYEKMLSMGAASSCRIFETFSSGLQWILEEKFNVRGVVKVLDDFLFASTSFKGCLRDLRVFTALCERLGVSLAPHKTEGPCTRLTFLGLELDARRMETRLPEDKRTKYQAEVETAMGKKSLPLRDLQSIIGRLQFATAVIPGGRAFLRRLHALTSGVQRPLRLCFLDAEVQLDLVAWRSFLNTFNGVTVFPPDGGWGSAVSLSMGADASAGGYGLTLGAAWFRGIWPDSWKWLNIALLELYPFYMGIAVFAQVLFNKRLVCRSDNGAVVNVLSSLSAKCPILMQIVRPLAVLLLTHNITLLPSHIPGKLNTVCDALSRLQVLPHKFLREAGLAEKPADVPHNFLPHNFALQL; from the coding sequence ATGCCATCGAGTTGGTTGTCAGGTGTTCGCCAGGGGCGTTCCTGGCAGTGTGACATTGCAGAAGCATTTCGGATCGTGCCAGTACACCCGAGCGATTATCATCTCCTAGGTTTTAATTACGGTGGGCGGTACTATTACGAGAAGATGCTGAGTATGGGAGCTGCCTCCTCCTGCAGGATCTTCGAGACTTTTTCAAGTGGTCTGCAATGGATCCTCGAGGAGAAGTTCAACGTGCGAGGTGTTGTGAAGGTACTCGATGATTTTCTCTTCGCCAGCACTTCTTTCAAAGGATGCCTGCGTGACCTGCGGGTGTTCACCGCTCTCTGCGAACGACTGGGGGTTTCCCTGGCGCCACACAAGACTGAGGGACCGTGCACTCGGCTTACGTTCCTAGGCCTCGAATTAGATGCACGTAGGATGGAAACCAGACTCCCAGAGGACAAGCGGACGAAGTACCAGGCAGAAGTAGAGACGGCGATGGGGAAGAAGTCACTTCCCCTGAGAGACCTTCAGTCGATCATAGGAAGGCTGCAATTCGCCACAGCGGTAATTCCGGGAGGACGGGCTTTCCTAAGACGACTGCACGCGCTCACTAGTGGAGTACAGCGTCCCTTGCGTCTATGCTTTCTGGACGCTGAGGTTCAGTTAGACCTTGTAGCCTGGCGCTCCTTCCTCAATACTTTTAACGGTGTTACGGTATTTCCCCCCGATGGAGGATGGGGGTCAGCTGTGTCTCTATCGATGGGCGCGGACGCCTCTGCTGGAGGGTACGGGCTCACACTGGGGGCAGCATGGTTCCGGGGCATTTGGCCAGATTCATGGAAATGGCTTAACATAGCCCTGCTGGAGCTTTATCCTTTCTATATGGGTATTGCCGTCTTCGCTCAGGTATTGTTCAACAAGAGACTAGTCTGCAGGTCTGATAATGGCGCTGTGGTAAATGTGCTTTCTTCGCTGTCTGCCAAGTGCCCAATTCTTATGCAAATAGTCAGGCCTCTGGCCGTACTCCTGCTTACGCATAATATAACACTTCTCCCATCACACATTCCCGGCAAGCTTAATACAGTTTGTGATGCCCTTTCACGATTACAGGTCCTGCCGCACAAGTTCCTCAGGGAAGCGGGCCTCGCAGAGAAACCAGCCGACGTGCCGCACAATTTTCTGCCCCACAACTTCGCCCTGCAACTTTGA